Proteins encoded in a region of the Nitrospirota bacterium genome:
- a CDS encoding class I SAM-dependent methyltransferase yields the protein MKKITRIAMRILLMLDNVVSKLINRLAIPYDGGVHVKHRLMRYHDFFVNRITPGERVLDIGCGYGAVAYSLATRAGALVTGIDLNEVNVAKAKGRFHHPNLTFVHGDARTNLPSGPWDVLVLSNILEHIDQRVSFLRELQQGLRPNRMLIRVPMIDRDWRVPLREELGMFHFGDATHFTEYTAESFEKEVIVAGLSIHHVQYNWGEIWAEVVPSTFPDALSSRPI from the coding sequence ATGAAGAAAATCACTCGAATCGCCATGCGCATCTTGTTGATGCTTGACAATGTTGTGAGTAAATTGATCAACCGTCTGGCAATTCCGTATGACGGCGGGGTACACGTGAAACATCGCTTGATGCGATATCATGACTTTTTCGTCAACAGGATTACACCGGGCGAGCGGGTCTTGGATATTGGCTGCGGATATGGAGCCGTAGCCTACTCTCTTGCAACGAGGGCCGGAGCTCTTGTCACGGGGATCGATCTCAATGAGGTAAATGTTGCGAAGGCCAAGGGCCGGTTCCATCATCCCAATCTTACGTTTGTTCACGGCGACGCCAGGACGAACTTGCCGTCTGGTCCGTGGGATGTCCTTGTGCTCTCTAACATTCTCGAGCATATCGATCAGAGGGTCTCTTTTCTGAGGGAATTGCAACAGGGGTTGCGCCCGAATCGAATGCTCATTCGCGTGCCGATGATCGATCGGGACTGGCGGGTTCCGCTTCGAGAAGAACTCGGAATGTTTCACTTTGGTGACGCAACGCATTTCACTGAGTACACAGCTGAAAGTTTCGAGAAAGAAGTGATTGTGGCTGGGCTCTCAATTCATCATGTGCAATACAATTGGGGAGAGATTTGGGCTGAAGTTGTACCATCGACATTTCCCGATGCCCTTAGCTCGAGGCCAATCTGA
- a CDS encoding class I SAM-dependent methyltransferase: MTLSLLEYYQSLGLSASQWHVGPEHPYLEEYVIRLLRTLPAVRVLEIGYQSGGFAVPVILAMQGRSGFDYLGVDSLRYANAVHGGIIADYLKTQGVTSGFQFIESDASKFLSRKHSGQFDLILIDHYKPLYPRELLAVFASDRLGPQGVVLLHDISGRARGVAVLCEAIASAYGYTWAVVEEVPEGLAVLRSRGWDSREYHRFSRKIRRGVVRVLVGIQRLVGLAREVLRSAKRKVTSA; this comes from the coding sequence ATGACACTCTCGTTGTTGGAGTACTATCAATCGCTCGGGTTGTCGGCATCGCAATGGCATGTTGGGCCGGAGCACCCGTATCTTGAAGAATATGTGATTCGTCTGTTGCGTACCCTGCCAGCAGTCAGAGTATTGGAGATCGGATACCAGTCTGGCGGGTTTGCTGTTCCTGTTATTCTAGCGATGCAGGGGCGTTCTGGGTTCGATTATCTCGGAGTTGATTCGTTACGTTATGCGAATGCGGTCCATGGTGGCATCATTGCTGACTACCTTAAGACACAAGGGGTTACATCGGGCTTTCAGTTTATTGAATCGGATGCGTCGAAGTTTCTTTCTCGAAAGCATTCCGGTCAGTTTGACCTCATTCTCATCGACCACTACAAACCGCTTTATCCCCGCGAGCTCCTGGCTGTTTTTGCAAGTGATCGTCTGGGTCCGCAGGGGGTTGTGTTGCTGCATGATATCTCCGGTCGAGCGCGTGGCGTGGCGGTGCTCTGTGAGGCCATTGCAAGTGCCTATGGATACACATGGGCGGTAGTGGAGGAGGTCCCAGAGGGTCTTGCCGTGTTACGAAGTCGGGGCTGGGACAGTAGGGAATATCACAGGTTCTCGAGGAAGATTCGACGAGGAGTTGTCAGGGTTTTGGTCGGTATCCAACGTCTTGTCGGTCTGGCTCGCGAAGTTCTGCGGAGCGCTAAGCGAAAGGTTACGTCGGCTTGA
- a CDS encoding glycosyltransferase family 4 protein, whose product MQDEFPNSPRRFNVLYMVSSRMPYGGEYVAWCARKKGMRIVWNQNGVAYPSWYGPGWEQINAPMARLHADADYVFYQSQFCKLSADRFLGERRGPWEILYNSVDTKLFAPAASDPDPDQLVLLLGGTQYQYYRLDCALRVLASLIRHGIKARLLVTGRLSWMLNEEEAGRQAEELVKRLGLQGRVRFLGPYTQVDAPSIFRQAHILLHTKVNDPCPGLVVEAMACGLPVVYSSSGGLPELVGDQAGVGVSAELDWNRDVPPDSESMANAVVHVVRNRDRYAQAARRRAMERFDLQPWLARHREVFATVLR is encoded by the coding sequence ATGCAGGATGAGTTTCCTAACTCTCCGCGCCGATTCAACGTCCTGTATATGGTGAGCAGTCGCATGCCCTATGGGGGCGAGTATGTGGCTTGGTGTGCGAGAAAGAAAGGCATGCGGATAGTGTGGAACCAGAATGGTGTGGCCTATCCCAGCTGGTATGGCCCTGGATGGGAACAGATCAATGCTCCGATGGCTCGCCTGCATGCGGATGCGGATTACGTGTTTTACCAAAGCCAGTTCTGCAAGCTTAGCGCGGATCGTTTCCTTGGTGAGCGCCGGGGGCCATGGGAGATTCTCTATAACTCGGTGGATACGAAATTGTTTGCACCGGCTGCGTCGGACCCAGACCCTGACCAGTTGGTCTTGCTACTGGGCGGCACCCAGTATCAATACTACCGGCTTGATTGTGCACTCCGCGTATTGGCGTCCCTTATTCGGCACGGAATAAAGGCGCGGCTACTAGTTACCGGTCGATTGAGTTGGATGCTGAATGAAGAGGAGGCAGGTCGTCAGGCGGAGGAGCTCGTCAAGCGCCTTGGATTGCAAGGGCGAGTCCGTTTTCTAGGTCCGTACACCCAGGTGGATGCGCCGTCAATTTTCAGGCAAGCTCATATCTTGCTGCACACCAAGGTCAACGATCCGTGCCCGGGGTTGGTGGTGGAGGCCATGGCCTGTGGGCTTCCGGTCGTCTATTCGAGTAGCGGTGGGCTCCCAGAGCTTGTGGGAGATCAAGCTGGGGTCGGTGTGTCGGCTGAGTTGGATTGGAATCGGGATGTTCCTCCAGATTCCGAGAGTATGGCCAACGCAGTTGTGCATGTTGTGCGAAATCGGGATCGCTATGCTCAAGCAGCGCGCCGACGGGCGATGGAGCGATTCGACCTGCAGCCGTGGCTGGCCCGCCATCGCGAAGTATTTGCTACGGTCCTCAGATGA
- a CDS encoding class I SAM-dependent methyltransferase has translation MLKEYVAASSASAQTADEFVASFWDQRWRDLKDGRRLQRLRLREEYRFLKKVIPNFGDRPLDILDCGCGLGEWTLLFHLDGHRAVGIDIAGETIRQLHAKHGDAFRFGDFRKVECLDKSYDVAINWGGIEHFEEGPTPAILEAKRVLRPGGLFVATTPCHNFRLFLLDALFSRGIGPAYPIEGHRFYQYRFSRTELESYFRACGFTHVRSHIIGGAQGVQRCLQHELGWLGKHLPRMVRVGLEQVGGLLLRPFLGHMVICSGRVPEVNRARIGE, from the coding sequence ATGCTGAAGGAGTATGTCGCGGCTTCCTCTGCCTCTGCTCAAACTGCGGACGAGTTTGTTGCCTCATTCTGGGATCAGCGGTGGCGGGATCTCAAAGATGGTCGGCGCCTGCAGAGGCTACGGTTGAGAGAAGAGTACCGCTTTCTGAAGAAAGTCATTCCTAATTTTGGCGATCGGCCATTGGACATTCTTGACTGCGGATGCGGGCTTGGAGAATGGACGCTGTTGTTTCATCTGGATGGGCACAGGGCTGTGGGTATCGACATCGCCGGTGAGACCATTCGTCAGCTCCATGCCAAGCATGGCGATGCGTTTCGGTTCGGTGATTTCCGCAAGGTTGAGTGTCTCGACAAGTCCTATGATGTGGCAATTAATTGGGGCGGCATTGAACATTTCGAAGAAGGGCCGACGCCGGCTATTCTGGAGGCGAAACGGGTTTTGCGCCCGGGAGGCCTGTTTGTGGCGACGACGCCCTGCCATAACTTCCGTCTCTTTCTGCTCGATGCGTTATTTAGTCGAGGCATAGGGCCGGCTTACCCGATCGAGGGACATCGGTTCTACCAGTATCGCTTCAGCCGAACCGAGCTCGAGAGCTACTTTCGTGCCTGCGGATTCACGCATGTGCGCTCACACATCATTGGCGGTGCCCAAGGGGTACAGCGATGCCTGCAGCACGAGCTCGGCTGGCTGGGGAAGCACCTTCCGCGTATGGTTCGGGTGGGATTGGAACAGGTGGGTGGGCTGTTATTGCGCCCCTTCCTTGGCCATATGGTTATTTGCAGCGGCCGTGTACCTGAGGTGAATCGTGCCCGCATTGGCGAGTAA
- a CDS encoding glycosyltransferase family 4 protein, with translation MARREGWQVDLLARGFHSSLGFYAQKLIHWFTHLSPDFSDAAGLNVHLLERNDAIVSMSEPVLFMLALRQLQRADGAKLVLILMGAEKRLERSRARWATHRILRWLLHRLAAIIVIGEGERDYLITQQLASPARVHLVQFGVDTKFWVPAGNDSIGDSVLAIGNDDGRDYDVLLQAIGSHRLRLHTVRRVTGAALPPNVTLTRGDWTGQALSDLDLRALYQGSRFVVTPLKDSTQPQGQSVTLQAMACGKAVILSQTRGLWSRSLMRHLENCYLVPSGDVPSLRAAIDRLAADPGLCAQIGAEARRSVERHFSSDLMGDRIGAILQDVCVPVRQAC, from the coding sequence TTGGCTCGCCGTGAAGGTTGGCAAGTAGACCTCTTGGCTCGTGGCTTTCATTCATCTCTGGGGTTCTATGCGCAAAAACTGATCCACTGGTTTACGCATTTAAGCCCAGACTTTAGTGATGCAGCGGGTCTGAACGTGCATCTGCTTGAGCGCAATGACGCCATTGTCAGTATGAGTGAGCCGGTCCTGTTCATGTTGGCACTTCGCCAACTGCAGCGAGCTGACGGGGCAAAGCTTGTGCTCATCTTGATGGGGGCGGAGAAACGTCTTGAGCGTAGTCGTGCCCGTTGGGCCACTCATCGTATTCTTCGCTGGCTACTGCACAGATTAGCCGCAATCATTGTGATCGGGGAAGGCGAACGCGACTACCTCATAACCCAGCAGTTGGCTAGCCCTGCACGTGTGCATCTGGTTCAGTTTGGCGTAGATACAAAATTCTGGGTTCCGGCAGGAAACGATAGTATTGGGGACTCTGTATTGGCGATCGGCAATGATGATGGGCGCGACTATGATGTGCTTCTGCAGGCGATCGGCTCCCATCGTCTCCGACTTCACACAGTCCGTCGGGTTACCGGTGCCGCGCTTCCTCCTAACGTGACTTTGACCAGAGGGGATTGGACCGGGCAAGCGTTGTCTGATCTCGACCTCCGCGCCCTGTACCAAGGTAGTCGCTTCGTTGTTACACCGCTGAAAGACTCTACGCAACCGCAGGGACAAAGCGTGACACTCCAGGCTATGGCGTGCGGGAAGGCGGTCATCCTCTCGCAAACCAGGGGGCTCTGGAGCCGGTCGCTGATGCGGCATTTGGAGAATTGCTACTTGGTTCCGTCCGGAGATGTTCCATCGCTGCGTGCGGCGATTGACCGCCTTGCCGCGGACCCCGGTTTATGCGCACAAATTGGGGCGGAGGCTAGACGGAGTGTTGAACGGCATTTTTCCAGTGATTTAATGGGTGATCGGATCGGGGCAATTCTGCAGGACGTCTGTGTACCCGTGAGGCAGGCATGCTGA
- a CDS encoding glycosyltransferase family 4 protein — protein MLHAMRLSRLIPVLWHRSLQPIQAAVGLPYSKPYSFLSIHSDLSGWVLEEEAVEFRRIAERLGIRARCNYGLGVNAGQCIHYTSQFVLRDPRYFNTRNRISVDYFHGLPSSAPIFAEVVAAFRRHHQALTRVRVSHSRMEEVVLAAGVEPSKVHRIPIGINLSYFSVSTSDQRVAARDQLRLPGSAVVVGSFQKDGVGWGEGMEPKLIKGPDVFLKVIERLKSKVPELHVVLSGPSRGYMKAGLEKLGVPYRHLQLKQYADVGLLYRALDLYLITSRDEGGPKAILESMASGVPLVTSQVGQAIDLVRHGENAWMVEVDDVEGLTHWAEYVIAHRGSPQVSRVLELARQTAASNSYEQQIPLWRKFMTGFLAGPLKDS, from the coding sequence TTGTTGCACGCAATGAGATTATCTCGCCTCATACCGGTTCTTTGGCATCGAAGCCTTCAGCCAATTCAAGCCGCCGTCGGTTTGCCGTATAGCAAACCATATTCCTTTCTTTCGATTCATTCAGACCTTTCAGGCTGGGTTCTGGAAGAAGAAGCTGTCGAGTTTCGTCGTATTGCTGAGCGTTTAGGCATTCGAGCGAGATGTAATTATGGTTTGGGTGTCAATGCGGGACAATGTATTCACTATACCTCACAATTTGTGCTTCGCGATCCGCGATACTTCAATACCCGTAACAGAATATCGGTAGACTACTTTCACGGGCTCCCGTCAAGTGCACCTATATTTGCGGAAGTGGTCGCTGCTTTTCGCCGTCATCATCAGGCGCTCACGCGTGTGCGGGTATCCCATTCCCGCATGGAGGAAGTTGTCTTAGCGGCGGGGGTTGAGCCTTCGAAAGTGCATCGCATCCCGATCGGCATCAATCTGTCTTATTTCTCAGTTTCAACGTCGGATCAACGGGTTGCAGCTCGTGACCAGTTGCGATTGCCTGGTTCGGCGGTAGTTGTCGGTTCCTTCCAAAAGGATGGGGTGGGATGGGGCGAAGGAATGGAACCAAAGCTCATCAAAGGACCTGACGTATTTCTCAAGGTGATCGAACGACTGAAATCCAAAGTTCCAGAGCTCCATGTGGTGCTCTCAGGTCCCTCACGGGGCTATATGAAGGCCGGCCTGGAAAAGCTTGGGGTGCCGTACCGTCATCTCCAACTTAAACAGTATGCGGATGTGGGTTTGCTGTATCGGGCGTTGGATCTTTACTTGATAACGTCACGCGACGAAGGCGGACCTAAGGCTATCCTGGAGTCGATGGCCAGCGGTGTGCCCCTGGTCACATCGCAAGTTGGTCAGGCGATTGATCTTGTCCGGCATGGCGAGAACGCTTGGATGGTTGAGGTGGATGACGTGGAGGGGCTGACACATTGGGCTGAGTACGTTATCGCCCACCGTGGATCGCCGCAGGTCTCGCGAGTGCTGGAGTTGGCGCGGCAGACTGCTGCGTCTAACAGCTATGAGCAGCAAATCCCATTGTGGCGCAAGTTCATGACAGGCTTTCTTGCGGGACCTTTGAAAGACAGCTAA
- a CDS encoding class I SAM-dependent methyltransferase: MSEGASPLRVYTYAVARQVLADVHVVPGPVCDLGCGSGGQNRLFEIAGRDSFYVGVDIARHAAWTSQMSSAHSCQFIQMAAEDLGLASDSLAFTFSSSALEHVPDIHRTSRELARTMRPGAQGLHIVPGVWSLMLYLFHGYRRFSAGGLVDLFQRAGLQVEHIWSLGGIPSFLLHALWITGVETILVQRVFHLKIQLRKGRPLRFYRWLLAWALRLDPFLPFAPAGYAVLVRKL, encoded by the coding sequence ATGAGCGAGGGTGCCTCGCCACTGCGCGTGTATACGTACGCTGTGGCTAGGCAGGTTTTGGCGGATGTCCACGTTGTACCTGGTCCCGTCTGTGATCTTGGTTGTGGTTCTGGAGGACAGAATCGGTTGTTTGAAATAGCAGGTAGGGACTCGTTTTACGTCGGTGTCGATATCGCGCGGCACGCAGCCTGGACATCACAGATGAGTTCGGCGCACTCGTGCCAGTTTATTCAGATGGCAGCAGAAGATCTTGGGCTGGCGTCGGATAGCCTTGCATTTACGTTTTCTTCCAGCGCGTTGGAGCACGTGCCTGACATTCACCGGACGAGTAGGGAGTTAGCCAGAACGATGCGGCCTGGTGCACAGGGACTCCATATCGTCCCCGGCGTGTGGTCGTTGATGTTGTACCTCTTCCATGGCTATCGTCGGTTTTCTGCCGGTGGATTAGTTGATCTGTTTCAGCGCGCCGGTTTGCAGGTCGAACATATTTGGTCACTTGGCGGAATTCCCTCGTTCCTACTTCATGCGCTTTGGATCACCGGGGTAGAAACGATTCTTGTACAGCGGGTGTTTCATCTGAAGATTCAGCTGCGGAAAGGCCGCCCGCTTCGCTTCTATCGCTGGCTGCTGGCCTGGGCTCTCCGCCTGGACCCTTTCCTGCCCTTTGCCCCAGCGGGGTATGCCGTTCTGGTGCGTAAATTGTGA
- a CDS encoding glycosyltransferase family 4 protein, with protein sequence MRRLSETLAAMRSYWPQSRRPAARIAINMAPRKSPYGGGNQFVAQLTRCLRFFGYEVVFHLDRTVDCIVLVDGRAALTTFGIAEIAAWKKRYPSVVCIHRINECDQRKGSDFMDALLAQANEVADYSVFISRWLRDYHATRWFDIAKPHTVIHNGADPGIFHPLGSHAPSIDDVFRLVTHHWSDNPMKGFDVYAQVDAAIADGYLPDTELWVIGRWPASIRWRAARLFPPLTGSQLADQLRQCHGYVTGSRWEPGGMHFIEGAQCGLPVLFHTDGGGIVEVAERFGIGFRDDLMGAVKTMRSRYRDLRGEVLDHGPSGDHMCTAYRQLIQTLLVADGRIG encoded by the coding sequence ATGAGACGTTTGAGTGAAACGTTGGCTGCCATGCGATCCTATTGGCCTCAATCGCGTCGGCCTGCTGCTCGTATTGCTATCAATATGGCGCCGCGGAAGTCTCCCTATGGAGGCGGCAACCAATTTGTTGCGCAACTGACCCGCTGCCTGAGGTTTTTCGGATACGAGGTTGTATTCCATCTTGATCGGACTGTTGATTGCATCGTGTTGGTTGACGGACGGGCCGCGTTGACGACCTTTGGCATAGCGGAGATCGCCGCCTGGAAGAAGCGGTATCCATCGGTTGTCTGTATCCATCGGATTAACGAGTGTGACCAACGTAAAGGCAGCGATTTTATGGATGCACTGCTGGCGCAGGCCAATGAGGTCGCAGACTACTCGGTGTTCATTTCCCGTTGGCTGCGAGACTATCATGCCACGCGCTGGTTCGATATCGCCAAACCGCATACGGTGATTCATAACGGGGCGGACCCGGGAATATTCCATCCGCTCGGGAGCCATGCTCCATCAATCGATGATGTTTTTCGGCTTGTGACACACCATTGGTCTGACAACCCTATGAAGGGGTTTGATGTGTATGCACAGGTCGACGCTGCGATTGCTGACGGATATTTGCCTGATACGGAGCTCTGGGTGATCGGTCGCTGGCCTGCATCCATCCGTTGGCGGGCTGCGCGGCTTTTCCCACCGTTAACCGGTAGCCAATTGGCCGACCAGTTACGTCAGTGTCATGGTTATGTCACCGGTTCTCGCTGGGAGCCTGGCGGAATGCACTTTATTGAGGGAGCGCAATGCGGCTTGCCCGTGTTGTTCCACACTGATGGCGGTGGCATTGTTGAGGTTGCCGAACGTTTCGGAATCGGTTTTCGGGACGATCTTATGGGGGCGGTAAAAACCATGCGTTCGCGGTATCGTGATCTGCGCGGGGAGGTATTGGACCATGGCCCGTCCGGGGACCATATGTGCACTGCCTATCGGCAGTTGATCCAAACCCTTCTTGTCGCGGACGGAAGGATCGGATGA
- a CDS encoding GDP-mannose 4,6-dehydratase → MMKRALITGITGQDGSYLAELLLDKGYEVHGIVRRVAIEDPVHRLWRIAHIKDRLHLHPASLESLPSLYRALEEVQPHECYHLAAQSYVAYSFEDEFSTLNANINGTHYLLSAIRDRVPSCRFYFAASSEMFGKVQQTPQSEDTPFYPRSAYGISKVAGFHLTRNYREAYGIRASCGILYNHESPRRGFEFVTRKITSHAARIKLGLAKELHLGNLDARRDWGHAREYVRAMWLMLQRDEPSDYVIATGQQHSVREFAEMAFALVGLDYRDCVKVDPQFLRPVDVETLLGNPAKAKKDLGWSSECSFQELVREMVEADVKLVQREGTAM, encoded by the coding sequence ATGATGAAAAGAGCGCTGATTACGGGGATCACCGGCCAGGATGGATCGTACTTAGCCGAACTTCTGCTTGATAAGGGATATGAAGTCCATGGCATCGTAAGGCGAGTTGCCATTGAGGATCCCGTTCACCGTCTGTGGCGGATTGCCCACATTAAAGATCGCCTTCATCTTCATCCGGCATCGCTGGAAAGCCTGCCAAGTCTCTATCGAGCACTTGAGGAGGTTCAGCCTCACGAATGTTATCATCTCGCTGCACAAAGCTATGTGGCCTATTCGTTTGAGGACGAATTTTCAACGCTTAATGCCAATATCAATGGGACACACTATCTCTTATCTGCGATTCGTGACCGAGTCCCGAGCTGTCGATTTTACTTTGCCGCTTCTAGTGAAATGTTTGGAAAGGTTCAGCAAACTCCGCAATCTGAGGACACACCGTTTTATCCTCGTTCGGCATACGGGATTTCAAAAGTTGCAGGGTTCCATCTGACGAGAAATTATCGAGAGGCCTACGGTATCCGTGCCTCTTGTGGAATTCTTTATAATCATGAATCTCCGAGGAGGGGATTTGAGTTCGTCACGCGAAAAATCACCTCACATGCGGCGAGAATAAAGCTTGGTCTCGCCAAGGAATTGCACCTTGGGAATTTGGATGCCAGGCGCGATTGGGGGCATGCTCGGGAGTACGTGCGGGCCATGTGGCTGATGCTTCAGAGAGACGAACCCTCGGATTATGTGATTGCAACAGGTCAACAGCATTCAGTAAGAGAATTTGCTGAAATGGCTTTTGCTTTGGTAGGCCTCGATTATAGGGACTGTGTGAAAGTAGATCCTCAATTTCTTAGGCCGGTTGATGTGGAAACGCTTCTTGGAAATCCTGCAAAGGCCAAAAAAGACTTGGGCTGGTCTTCTGAGTGCTCTTTCCAGGAATTGGTTCGTGAGATGGTAGAGGCAGACGTTAAGTTGGTTCAACGGGAAGGTACAGCAATGTAG
- a CDS encoding glycosyltransferase, producing MPGVTVLMPVYNGERFLREAIESILRQTHRDFELLIINDGSTDRSREIVLSYDDPRITFAENAKNLGLALTLNVGLGLATYELVARQDADDISLPERLAVQVHFLEKNPDVVLVGTQAMIIDQQGFRKGRVLDRACTHDSIRWDLLFDNSFTHSSVMFRRSTIVQLEGYDSAFRYCQDYALWTQVARHHRVANIDRCLVQYRVHPFDRMSDKLRDLIADENRLIMRGYIADILGNGSVSELELDAMVNMRLAFERRWIRSFLILIARFIDAYQSMSPSSSFSSDFKRTVARRYVRAAYKAWASRPWYVLAVLAPALGRYPVMRVTARWFANLLWSKAGDVCRYLVGKPRVACVPNCRPGAVEL from the coding sequence ATGCCCGGTGTGACAGTTCTTATGCCTGTTTATAATGGTGAACGTTTCCTCCGTGAGGCGATCGAGAGTATTCTCCGGCAAACGCATCGGGACTTTGAATTGCTCATCATCAATGATGGTTCGACGGATCGGTCTCGAGAGATCGTTCTGAGTTATGACGATCCGCGAATCACTTTCGCTGAGAATGCCAAGAACCTTGGACTTGCGTTGACTTTGAATGTCGGGCTTGGGTTGGCTACGTATGAATTAGTTGCCCGGCAGGATGCCGATGATATTTCTCTTCCAGAGCGGCTTGCCGTGCAGGTCCATTTTCTCGAGAAGAACCCTGACGTGGTGCTAGTGGGAACACAAGCGATGATTATCGATCAGCAAGGTTTTCGCAAGGGGCGAGTGCTGGACCGTGCCTGCACGCATGATAGTATCCGGTGGGACTTGCTATTCGATAACAGTTTTACGCATTCCTCAGTTATGTTCAGGCGCTCGACGATCGTCCAATTGGAGGGGTACGACAGTGCTTTCCGCTATTGCCAAGATTATGCGCTCTGGACGCAGGTCGCGCGCCATCACCGCGTCGCCAACATAGACCGATGCTTAGTGCAGTATCGTGTCCATCCGTTCGACCGCATGTCCGACAAGTTGAGAGATTTGATCGCGGACGAGAATCGTCTCATTATGCGCGGGTACATCGCCGATATCCTGGGCAATGGTTCGGTGTCAGAATTGGAGCTGGATGCCATGGTGAACATGCGGCTCGCCTTTGAGCGCCGATGGATTCGATCATTTCTCATTCTCATTGCGCGCTTTATCGATGCATATCAATCAATGAGCCCTTCTTCGAGCTTTAGCTCGGACTTTAAGCGGACGGTTGCGCGCCGGTATGTGAGGGCAGCCTACAAGGCGTGGGCTTCACGCCCCTGGTATGTCTTGGCCGTACTTGCGCCAGCATTGGGGCGATATCCTGTGATGAGGGTGACCGCCCGTTGGTTTGCCAATTTGCTGTGGAGTAAGGCAGGTGATGTTTGTAGGTATCTTGTAGGGAAGCCCCGCGTGGCATGCGTCCCTAATTGCAGACCGGGTGCGGTTGAGCTTTGA